A single region of the Synergistaceae bacterium genome encodes:
- a CDS encoding formate/nitrite transporter family protein has protein sequence MSYLTPSETADFTVNVGAKKAALSVVQQFVLGVLAGAFIAFGAQASSMVSHAISSPSTAKLIGGLIFPAGLMLVLMAGAELFTGNCLMIAALMERKITLWQLLRSWAVVYLGNLAGGVLVAFLVYWSGQLDFTGGLLGGFTLKAAAGKIAMPFARAFVLGVLCNWLVCLAVWMSFGAKDGISKAVCAFFPVWVFVASGFEHSVANMYYIPAGILAKCTPLYVSKALEAGASQTSIDALNWCSMFADNLLPVTLGNILGGAGLVGAVYWFVYLRGRKS, from the coding sequence ATGAGTTATCTTACTCCCTCAGAGACAGCAGACTTCACCGTCAACGTCGGCGCAAAGAAGGCTGCTCTCTCCGTCGTTCAACAGTTCGTGCTGGGAGTCTTGGCCGGAGCGTTCATCGCCTTCGGAGCTCAAGCCTCAAGCATGGTCTCTCACGCAATCTCAAGCCCAAGCACCGCCAAGCTCATCGGCGGACTGATTTTCCCCGCAGGCCTAATGCTCGTCCTAATGGCAGGAGCAGAACTCTTCACCGGCAACTGCCTCATGATTGCCGCGCTCATGGAAAGGAAGATTACTCTCTGGCAGCTGCTCAGGTCGTGGGCTGTCGTGTATCTCGGTAACTTGGCCGGAGGAGTCCTCGTCGCGTTCCTCGTGTACTGGTCGGGGCAGCTTGATTTCACCGGCGGACTTCTCGGGGGCTTCACGCTGAAGGCTGCGGCCGGGAAAATTGCTATGCCGTTCGCGAGGGCGTTCGTTCTCGGCGTGCTGTGCAATTGGCTTGTGTGCCTCGCAGTGTGGATGTCTTTCGGCGCGAAGGACGGAATCAGCAAGGCAGTGTGTGCGTTCTTCCCGGTGTGGGTGTTCGTCGCGTCGGGGTTCGAGCACAGCGTCGCAAACATGTACTACATTCCAGCCGGTATTCTGGCCAAGTGCACGCCGCTCTACGTCAGCAAAGCCCTCGAAGCAGGAGCCTCGCAGACCTCGATTGACGCGCTGAACTGGTGCAGCATGTTCGCGGACAACCTTCTTCCTGTAACTCTGGGCAACATTCTCGGAGGGGCAGGGCTCGTCGGAGCTGTGTACTGGTTCGTCTATCTCAGAGGAAGAAAGTCCTGA
- a CDS encoding ABC transporter ATP-binding protein codes for MASSKSKSVTFDNIKKIFRDPQSGQDVAAVAGVSFRLEPGELVTLLGPSGCGKSTILRMLSGFEQPTSGRILIGDNDVTTTPPNKRDTAMVFQSYGLFPHMNVAENVGYGLKLRKVAQKDIDEKVQRFLEMVGLGQMGKRPPSRLSGGQQQRVALARSLIVEPSVLLLDEPLSNLDALLREQMRVEIRRLQKSLGITAMYVTHDRVEAMSLSDRIIVMKLGHIIQIGTPSDIYRDPVDTFVSGFVGKVAFFPCEVKGIDSSCHVEIKGQRFEAPRWSDKLKAGDKALVMARPESLSLGEPGAGVEDGVVTANIYLGNSVETWVKTDLGNVLVQIDNPDVKKIWGEGEKVSLSFDPVLTKVLVDDLEQA; via the coding sequence GTGGCGAGCAGTAAATCTAAGTCAGTAACGTTTGACAACATAAAGAAGATATTTCGTGATCCGCAGTCGGGGCAGGATGTTGCGGCCGTTGCGGGAGTGTCCTTCAGGCTTGAGCCCGGCGAACTCGTAACGCTGTTAGGGCCTTCGGGCTGCGGGAAGTCAACCATCCTGCGTATGCTCTCAGGCTTCGAACAGCCGACGAGCGGCCGCATTCTCATCGGGGACAACGACGTAACCACGACTCCCCCGAACAAGCGCGATACAGCAATGGTCTTCCAGAGCTACGGCCTGTTCCCTCACATGAACGTAGCCGAGAATGTCGGTTACGGCCTGAAGCTCAGGAAGGTAGCACAGAAGGACATTGACGAGAAGGTACAGAGATTCCTCGAGATGGTCGGTCTTGGCCAGATGGGGAAGCGTCCGCCTTCGAGGCTCTCGGGAGGACAGCAGCAGAGAGTCGCGCTCGCGAGGTCTCTAATCGTCGAACCGTCAGTCCTGCTTCTCGACGAGCCTTTGAGCAACCTTGATGCTCTTCTCCGCGAACAGATGCGCGTAGAGATCCGCCGTCTCCAGAAGTCGCTCGGTATAACAGCAATGTACGTTACACATGACCGCGTTGAAGCAATGAGCCTCTCCGACAGAATCATAGTGATGAAGCTGGGACACATAATCCAGATCGGAACGCCCAGCGACATTTACCGCGACCCTGTAGATACGTTTGTTTCCGGCTTCGTGGGAAAGGTAGCGTTCTTCCCGTGCGAGGTTAAGGGCATCGATTCGTCGTGCCACGTCGAGATTAAGGGTCAGAGGTTCGAAGCTCCCCGCTGGTCCGACAAGCTCAAGGCTGGAGATAAAGCGTTGGTGATGGCACGTCCCGAGTCCCTGTCTCTAGGTGAGCCCGGCGCGGGTGTCGAGGACGGAGTCGTAACCGCAAACATCTATCTCGGCAACAGCGTAGAAACGTGGGTAAAGACGGACTTGGGGAATGTTCTTGTGCAGATAGACAACCCTGACGTGAAGAAGATTTGGGGCGAGGGCGAGAAGGTGTCTCTGTCGTTTGACCCTGTGTTGACGAAGGTTCTTGTGGACGACCTCGAGCAGGCATGA
- a CDS encoding iron ABC transporter permease has translation MDVNKRVINFLLTILFVVLVGAWVYTSVRDEFLKQSRTSQRRTVETVAAGYPSGDDEVSEWLKRLAEEAGEYTVALVREIPMPGEKLNETPLGDPELAKLTEELATDPEFSKGFDNAAYEEIYRSVKNWKVGAKEEQALFFAPAVDLKTHDVEGALVFAFSTEGEQGFMRMMNTLFFGAFVLFVVVIWQLMMSRDPIVGFALAGLFLMTLTFVAYPLFEALRLSFLENGKFSLGVWKTILNSEGYMSALWGSLKLGCWTATFSTLVGFLFAFVVARTNAPCKKLISTMGVLPVISPPFSLTLSIILLFGNNGLFTRWLRVIGLNFSIYGLPGLVLVQTMGMFPIAFLTLSGVLQAIDSTFEEASLNLSATRFQTFSKITLPLAVPGLLSAWLLVFTTSLADFANPLLLAGDLRVLSLESYIEVTGMNRLGHGAALSILLLLPTLTAFLAQRFWVAKKSYVTVTGKPSGRITELTTPGVRRFLVGIIFAIVIFLVLLYGTIFAGCFVKNWGIDYTFSLENITEALTRSTDALLDTVTLAAIATPIAGIVAMIAALLIVRRKFHGKKLLEMLLMTPFALPGTLLGISYILAFNHAPIILVGTAAIIVINYVIRELPVGIEGGIASLRQIDPSIEEAATDLGADQATVFRSIVLPLVRPAFLSSLSYTFVRSMTAVSAVIFLISAKWYHITVLIYNFSENLRFGLASVLSTVLIIIVFGAFGIMRLLVRENSNLAKNVT, from the coding sequence ATGGATGTGAATAAACGAGTTATCAATTTCCTGCTCACGATTCTGTTCGTGGTGCTCGTTGGCGCGTGGGTTTATACCAGCGTCCGTGATGAGTTCCTGAAGCAGAGCAGAACCAGTCAGCGCAGGACAGTCGAGACAGTCGCGGCGGGCTACCCTTCCGGCGATGATGAGGTCAGCGAGTGGCTGAAGCGTCTTGCCGAAGAGGCTGGAGAATACACCGTTGCTCTTGTCCGTGAAATCCCGATGCCCGGCGAGAAGCTCAATGAGACTCCTCTTGGCGACCCGGAACTTGCGAAACTCACAGAGGAGCTTGCGACTGACCCTGAGTTCTCCAAAGGTTTCGACAATGCCGCGTATGAGGAAATCTACAGGAGCGTTAAGAACTGGAAGGTTGGCGCGAAGGAAGAGCAGGCTTTGTTCTTTGCCCCTGCCGTTGACCTGAAGACGCACGACGTTGAAGGCGCGCTGGTGTTCGCGTTCAGCACTGAGGGCGAACAGGGCTTCATGCGGATGATGAACACTCTGTTCTTCGGGGCGTTCGTGCTGTTCGTCGTCGTAATCTGGCAGCTGATGATGAGCAGAGACCCTATCGTCGGCTTCGCGCTCGCGGGGCTGTTCCTGATGACGCTGACGTTCGTAGCATATCCGCTGTTCGAGGCACTGAGGCTGTCATTCTTGGAGAACGGCAAATTCTCTCTCGGTGTCTGGAAGACTATCCTGAACTCCGAAGGCTACATGTCCGCATTGTGGGGAAGCCTGAAGCTCGGATGCTGGACGGCGACATTCTCGACGCTTGTGGGATTCTTGTTCGCGTTCGTTGTCGCACGTACAAACGCACCCTGCAAGAAGCTCATCTCCACAATGGGAGTCCTCCCCGTAATCTCGCCTCCGTTCTCCTTGACGCTGTCGATAATTCTTCTGTTCGGGAACAACGGACTGTTCACACGGTGGCTTCGTGTGATAGGGCTGAACTTCTCGATCTACGGACTGCCCGGCCTCGTGCTCGTGCAGACAATGGGAATGTTCCCGATAGCGTTTCTGACGTTGAGCGGAGTGCTTCAGGCCATCGACTCTACGTTTGAGGAAGCATCGCTGAACTTGTCCGCAACACGCTTCCAGACCTTCAGCAAAATAACACTTCCGCTTGCTGTTCCGGGACTGCTGAGCGCGTGGCTTCTGGTCTTCACGACATCGCTTGCTGACTTCGCGAATCCCCTGCTCTTGGCCGGAGACCTCAGAGTGTTATCACTCGAGAGCTACATTGAGGTTACGGGAATGAACAGGCTCGGGCACGGCGCGGCTCTGTCGATACTCCTGCTGCTTCCTACACTTACGGCGTTCCTCGCGCAAAGGTTCTGGGTCGCGAAGAAGTCATACGTTACAGTTACGGGCAAGCCTTCAGGACGCATAACCGAGCTGACGACTCCGGGTGTTAGACGTTTCCTTGTGGGAATAATCTTCGCGATAGTGATATTCCTTGTCCTGCTGTACGGAACGATTTTCGCGGGATGCTTCGTGAAGAACTGGGGCATTGATTACACGTTCAGCCTCGAGAACATCACGGAGGCTCTGACGCGCTCGACTGATGCACTGCTCGACACCGTAACCCTTGCGGCGATAGCAACACCGATTGCGGGAATTGTGGCGATGATTGCGGCACTGCTGATTGTCCGCAGAAAGTTTCACGGCAAGAAGCTGCTTGAGATGCTGTTAATGACTCCCTTCGCTCTTCCCGGCACACTGCTGGGCATAAGCTACATTCTGGCCTTCAACCACGCGCCGATAATCCTCGTCGGTACTGCGGCAATAATCGTCATCAATTATGTTATCCGCGAGCTTCCCGTCGGAATTGAGGGAGGAATAGCGTCGCTGAGACAGATTGACCCGTCGATAGAGGAGGCGGCTACAGACTTGGGAGCGGATCAGGCTACGGTGTTCAGGAGCATAGTGCTTCCGCTGGTGCGTCCTGCGTTCCTGTCGAGCCTGTCGTATACATTCGTGCGCTCAATGACGGCAGTCAGCGCGGTAATCTTCCTGATTTCGGCAAAGTGGTATCACATTACTGTGTTAATCTACAACTTCTCGGAGAACCTGCGCTTCGGACTTGCGAGCGTGCTGTCGACGGTGTTAATCATCATCGTGTTCGGAGCATTCGGAATCATGAGGCTGTTGGTGCGTGAGAACAGCAATCTTGCGAAGAACGTAACGTGA
- a CDS encoding ABC transporter substrate-binding protein yields the protein MKKFALSLVAVMLLASCAFGAEVVKAYTTMEEPLAKALFDAFEAETGIKVEWVRLSGGEAIARLEAEKANPQASIWVGGVGTQHIEAKLRGLSTPYRSRVASSIPNRYRDPDNYWTGLYVGPIAFCMNTERAKELGLTMPKSWADLLKPEYAKKVRVAHPSTSGTAYNMITTVIRINGGDEDKAFAYFKDMAKAVEQFTRSGSAPGKSCALGEIPIAIGYLHDQIKLKKEGAKLEIVIPEDGTGFETASMSILKDGPDPLNAKKLYDWVLGQKAMDIIARWYVIPLSKLATPTDTGFSLEKMNLVNQDDQWDAANKERLLARWNQEISTAPEK from the coding sequence ATGAAAAAGTTTGCGTTATCTCTCGTTGCAGTGATGCTTCTTGCGTCCTGCGCATTCGGTGCTGAAGTCGTCAAGGCCTATACCACGATGGAAGAGCCTCTGGCTAAAGCACTGTTCGACGCGTTCGAGGCCGAAACGGGCATCAAGGTTGAGTGGGTACGTCTTTCCGGCGGCGAAGCGATTGCACGTCTCGAGGCTGAGAAGGCTAACCCGCAGGCGAGCATCTGGGTCGGCGGAGTCGGAACTCAGCACATCGAGGCCAAGCTGCGCGGTCTGTCCACGCCTTACCGTTCGCGCGTTGCGTCCTCAATCCCCAACAGGTACAGAGACCCCGACAACTACTGGACGGGACTATACGTCGGACCTATAGCCTTCTGCATGAACACCGAGCGCGCGAAGGAGCTCGGCCTCACGATGCCGAAGAGCTGGGCTGACCTCCTCAAGCCGGAATACGCCAAGAAGGTACGTGTTGCGCACCCCAGCACCAGCGGGACAGCCTACAACATGATTACGACGGTAATCCGCATCAACGGCGGCGACGAGGACAAGGCGTTTGCGTACTTCAAGGACATGGCAAAAGCAGTCGAGCAGTTCACGCGTTCAGGTTCTGCGCCCGGAAAGTCCTGCGCACTGGGCGAAATTCCGATAGCGATCGGCTACCTTCACGACCAGATTAAGCTCAAGAAGGAAGGCGCGAAGCTCGAGATAGTAATTCCCGAAGACGGAACAGGTTTCGAGACCGCGTCAATGTCCATCCTCAAGGACGGCCCTGACCCCCTCAACGCGAAGAAGCTCTATGACTGGGTGCTCGGCCAGAAGGCTATGGACATAATCGCGCGCTGGTACGTTATTCCGCTGTCGAAGCTGGCAACTCCGACCGACACGGGATTTTCTCTCGAGAAGATGAACCTCGTCAATCAGGACGACCAGTGGGACGCGGCCAACAAAGAGCGTCTGCTTGCACGCTGGAATCAGGAGATATCCACTGCTCCCGAGAAGTAG